One region of Moraxella sp. ZY210820 genomic DNA includes:
- a CDS encoding type II toxin-antitoxin system Phd/YefM family antitoxin, producing MDVMSYSHFRKELASTLERVVADRSPILITRQNAEPTVIMSLKDFQAYEETAYLMASPKNAERLREALAQAKAGQVQAHELIES from the coding sequence ATGGACGTAATGTCATATTCCCATTTCCGTAAAGAATTGGCATCGACTTTGGAACGTGTGGTTGCTGACCGTAGTCCCATTTTGATAACTCGTCAAAATGCTGAACCAACGGTAATTATGAGTTTAAAAGATTTTCAAGCATACGAAGAAACAGCGTATTTAATGGCAAGTCCGAAAAATGCTGAACGTTTGCGAGAAGCCTTAGCCCAAGCCAAAGCAGGTCAAGTACAAGCACATGAGTTAATTGAATCATGA
- a CDS encoding Txe/YoeB family addiction module toxin translates to MMLTWTSHAWQDYLYWQQYDKQNLKRINSLIQVILRTPFEGIGKPEPLKHDFSGAWSRRIDQEHRLVYVVNDEQVIILQCRYHY, encoded by the coding sequence ATGATGCTGACGTGGACAAGCCATGCATGGCAAGATTATTTGTATTGGCAACAATATGATAAGCAAAATCTCAAGCGTATCAATAGCTTAATACAAGTGATTTTACGTACGCCATTTGAAGGTATAGGCAAACCAGAGCCATTAAAACATGATTTTTCAGGAGCGTGGTCTCGGCGAATTGACCAAGAACATCGCTTAGTTTATGTAGTGAATGATGAACAAGTGATTATTTTACAATGCCGTTATCACTATTGA
- the lldD gene encoding FMN-dependent L-lactate dehydrogenase LldD has translation MIISSANDYREAARRRLPPFLFHYIDGGAYAERTLERNVKDLSEVALRQRVLNDMSELSLETTLWNEKLSLPLALSPVGLTGMYARRGEVQAAVAADKKGLPFTLSTVSVCPIEEVVPAIKRPMWFQLYVLKDRGFMKNVLERARDAGCSTLVFTVDMPVPGARYRDAHSGMSGPNAAMRRYIQSCFRPHWAFNVGLFGRPHDLGNISKYFGKAIGLEDYMGYLGANFDPSISWKDLEWIREFWQGPMIIKGILDPEDAKDAVKFGADGIVVSNHGGRQLDGVLSTARALPAIADATKSDKFKILVDSGIRNGLDVVRMLALGADTCMIGRAFVYALAAQGGAGVSNLLDLMEKEMRVAMTLTGAKTIQDINRDCLVQMDKLGV, from the coding sequence ATGATTATTTCATCTGCAAATGACTACCGAGAAGCGGCACGTCGCCGTTTACCACCATTTTTATTTCATTATATCGATGGTGGTGCGTATGCTGAACGCACTTTAGAACGCAATGTAAAAGATTTATCCGAAGTGGCTTTGCGTCAGCGTGTACTCAACGATATGTCTGAGTTAAGTCTAGAAACGACTTTATGGAATGAAAAACTATCGTTGCCACTTGCCCTATCTCCAGTTGGTTTGACAGGAATGTATGCACGCCGTGGTGAAGTACAAGCTGCCGTTGCTGCCGATAAAAAAGGGTTACCATTTACTCTATCAACCGTTTCCGTTTGCCCGATTGAAGAAGTTGTCCCAGCGATTAAACGTCCAATGTGGTTTCAGTTATATGTACTGAAAGACCGTGGTTTTATGAAAAATGTATTAGAACGTGCTAGAGATGCTGGTTGTTCTACCCTCGTCTTCACTGTTGATATGCCTGTTCCCGGTGCAAGATACCGTGATGCTCACTCAGGTATGAGTGGACCTAATGCAGCAATGCGACGTTATATTCAATCATGTTTCCGTCCACATTGGGCATTTAATGTAGGTTTATTTGGTCGCCCACATGATTTAGGTAATATCTCAAAATATTTTGGTAAAGCCATTGGCTTAGAAGATTATATGGGCTATTTGGGTGCAAACTTTGACCCATCAATTTCATGGAAAGATTTAGAGTGGATTCGTGAATTTTGGCAAGGCCCAATGATTATTAAGGGTATTTTAGACCCTGAAGATGCCAAAGATGCAGTTAAATTCGGTGCTGATGGTATTGTGGTATCCAATCACGGTGGTCGTCAGCTTGATGGCGTGCTTTCAACTGCTCGTGCTTTACCTGCGATTGCCGATGCAACCAAGAGTGATAAATTTAAAATCTTAGTTGATTCTGGTATTCGTAATGGCTTAGATGTCGTACGTATGCTCGCTTTAGGTGCAGATACTTGTATGATTGGACGTGCATTTGTCTATGCTCTTGCTGCTCAAGGTGGTGCAGGTGTTTCTAACCTACTCGATTTAATGGAAAAAGAAATGCGTGTTGCCATGACTTTAACTGGTGCAAAAACTATTCAAGACATCAACCGTGATTGTTTGGTGCAGATGGATAAATTAGGCGTTTAA
- a CDS encoding ESPR-type extended signal peptide-containing protein has translation MNKHFYRVIFNKALGLWQCVSELAKTAGKSKSLKAVVVATTLAMSANVMAYDVTYNDGKTHSAGEFTYVQGFMHITEPNTKISAEKQVIFGSTPESTGIPNNNVLISNQAEAISQDIIIGAKNPSKVQLDNAKITAYNTFVIGGNAQAELTASNASNITVNNMTVLSDQANGKSTFTLTDKDTTLSTQTLHVGVSDVANMTIKNKAHVRTDNVTISALQEGTGSSMTMDNGSMQVNDTIRVGMNGTGTLDILNGGLIQGNKMSIGDKENAVGIINISKTNHDNESRSSLILSEVLRIGNSGTGHINLSNGEISSPEIIIGWDTNSKGSLTITDNDRANQTVSLSTNDLIIGYQGQGEMSIQNLSYNDYVGTLGNAKRVTLGDKVGSHGTLTIKEAGLFIQPREQNTSYLTIGNEGTGVLNLLEQGDIDVTQIRREKTGQAIVNINGGQITVRQDQNNLFENFDETTPINIGENGVIFHTGEVTDNYVIVNNNTVTINKNAILTGNTGSLNFDKTFIDGSFIKQGVGTLILDENNKKFTGDLSIFHGLLKINGNYTMNGENLTIGIIDQNDNQSINTTDEYGKLEVTGTADISSGHLQVLADDIAKILITKDNPTEEFKDIVKAGTLKGRFKGVSVVNAEDGTPIDTTLTADYRDEKDGRIHLSFNPQNPSTGNPSTGNPSTGNPSTGNPSTGNPSTGNPSTGNPSTGNPSTGNPSTGNPSTGNPSTTKSINRKSINRKSINRKSINRKSINRKSINRKSINRKSINRKSINRKSINRKSINRKSINRKSINRKSINRKSINRKSINRKSINRKS, from the coding sequence ATGAATAAGCATTTTTATCGTGTGATTTTTAATAAAGCGTTGGGTCTGTGGCAATGCGTTTCAGAATTGGCAAAAACTGCAGGTAAAAGTAAATCGTTAAAAGCTGTAGTGGTTGCGACTACTTTGGCGATGAGTGCTAATGTAATGGCATATGATGTTACTTATAATGATGGTAAAACACATAGTGCTGGTGAATTTACCTATGTACAAGGTTTTATGCACATTACTGAGCCTAATACTAAAATTAGTGCAGAAAAACAAGTTATTTTTGGTTCAACGCCAGAAAGTACAGGCATACCCAATAATAATGTACTGATTAGTAATCAAGCCGAAGCAATAAGTCAAGATATTATTATTGGTGCTAAAAATCCATCAAAAGTACAACTTGATAATGCAAAAATAACAGCATATAACACTTTCGTTATTGGTGGAAATGCTCAAGCAGAATTGACCGCAAGTAATGCCTCAAATATCACAGTAAATAACATGACTGTTTTAAGCGATCAGGCAAATGGTAAAAGTACTTTTACCTTAACAGATAAAGATACTACACTTTCAACACAAACATTACATGTGGGTGTGAGTGATGTAGCAAATATGACTATCAAAAATAAAGCCCATGTCCGTACTGATAATGTAACGATTTCTGCATTACAAGAGGGTACAGGAAGTTCTATGACTATGGATAATGGTTCAATGCAAGTGAATGATACTATACGAGTGGGCATGAATGGTACAGGAACACTTGATATTCTCAATGGCGGACTTATTCAAGGGAATAAAATGTCTATAGGCGATAAAGAAAACGCTGTAGGTATCATTAATATTTCTAAGACCAATCATGATAACGAATCTAGATCATCTTTAATTCTTAGTGAAGTTTTGCGTATTGGTAATTCAGGTACTGGACACATTAATTTATCTAATGGCGAAATTAGTTCCCCTGAAATTATTATTGGTTGGGATACAAATTCTAAAGGTTCTCTAACTATAACCGATAATGATAGAGCTAATCAAACTGTATCTCTTAGCACAAATGACCTTATTATTGGTTATCAAGGGCAAGGAGAAATGTCTATTCAAAACTTATCTTATAATGATTATGTTGGTACACTTGGTAATGCAAAAAGAGTTACTCTTGGAGACAAAGTAGGCTCTCATGGTACTTTAACTATTAAAGAAGCAGGACTATTCATACAACCAAGAGAACAAAATACAAGTTATCTTACTATTGGTAATGAGGGTACAGGCGTATTAAACTTATTAGAACAGGGAGATATTGATGTAACCCAAATTAGACGTGAGAAAACAGGACAAGCGATTGTTAATATCAATGGTGGACAAATTACTGTTCGTCAAGATCAAAATAACTTATTTGAAAATTTTGATGAAACGACACCTATTAATATTGGAGAAAATGGGGTTATATTCCACACAGGAGAAGTGACTGACAACTATGTAATTGTAAACAATAATACTGTAACCATTAATAAAAATGCTATATTAACAGGAAATACAGGGTCTCTTAATTTTGATAAAACTTTTATCGATGGTAGTTTTATCAAACAGGGAGTTGGTACTTTAATTCTTGACGAAAATAATAAAAAATTTACTGGCGATTTAAGTATTTTTCATGGGCTACTTAAAATCAATGGTAATTACACTATGAATGGTGAAAATTTAACTATTGGTATCATCGACCAAAATGATAATCAAAGCATTAATACTACCGATGAATACGGTAAACTTGAAGTTACAGGTACGGCTGATATTTCTAGTGGTCATTTACAAGTTTTAGCTGATGATATTGCTAAGATTCTAATTACCAAAGATAATCCTACCGAAGAATTTAAAGACATTGTTAAAGCAGGCACATTAAAGGGGCGCTTTAAAGGTGTAAGTGTAGTCAATGCAGAAGATGGTACTCCTATCGACACCACACTAACTGCCGATTATCGTGATGAAAAAGACGGTCGTATACATTTAAGTTTCAATCCACAAAATCCATCAACAGGAAATCCATCAACAGGAAATCCATCAACAGGAAATCCATCAACAGGAAATCCATCAACAGGAAATCCATCAACAGGAAATCCATCAACAGGAAATCCATCAACAGGAAATCCATCAACAGGAAATCCATCAACAGGAAATCCATCAACAGGAAATCCATCAACAACAAAATCCATCAACAGGAAATCCATCAACAGGAAATCCATCAACAGGAAATCCATCAACAGGAAATCCATCAACAGGAAATCCATCAACAGGAAATCCATCAACAGGAAATCCATCAACAGGAAATCCATCAACAGGAAATCCATCAACAGGAAATCCATCAACAGGAAATCCATCAACAGGAAATCCATCAACAGGAAATCCATCAACAGGAAATCCATCAACAGGAAATCCATCAACAGGAAATCCATCAACAGGAAATCCTAG
- a CDS encoding autotransporter domain-containing protein — protein sequence MATSGNLLGETLKLTTSRLTQAELSQYANELQPLMLGTTGQLFNQNQAIFAQAVQEQTLSPSRHLWAKAIIRDGELQSSSHVNGYDDRHYGAIIGADTAITPKLNLGVALAYVDSQAKTHNIQQKMTSDHIQGLIYGNYQASENTLLNFHAGIGQVDIHGERHINVPRLDALTTAQSDYKANTTQAGVGVQHRIGSEKQYIEPFAQFDYRQVSSKAYQETGSNMFNLNVDKQHHEALRWTLGMRANQPLTPNLALTGFVSASLEQADNPTVQASFNQFSNEKFATTGQKLGQEIGSVGVGLRYYPSKMTEISAIYQGEWRKYYKQQGGLLEFKMKF from the coding sequence ATCGCAACATCAGGCAATTTATTAGGCGAAACCTTAAAACTTACAACATCTCGCTTAACTCAAGCAGAGTTATCACAATACGCAAATGAATTACAACCATTAATGCTTGGTACTACAGGACAACTGTTTAATCAAAATCAAGCGATTTTTGCTCAAGCAGTACAAGAGCAAACATTATCTCCTAGCCGTCATTTATGGGCAAAAGCGATTATTCGTGATGGTGAATTACAATCATCAAGCCATGTGAATGGTTATGATGACCGCCATTATGGTGCAATTATCGGTGCTGATACAGCCATTACGCCAAAACTCAATTTAGGTGTTGCTCTCGCCTATGTTGATAGTCAAGCAAAAACGCATAATATTCAGCAAAAAATGACGAGCGACCATATTCAAGGTTTAATTTATGGTAACTATCAAGCGAGTGAAAATACCTTATTGAATTTCCATGCAGGTATCGGACAAGTCGATATTCACGGCGAACGTCATATTAACGTACCACGTCTTGATGCTTTAACAACTGCTCAATCTGACTATAAAGCAAATACCACACAAGCAGGCGTAGGCGTACAACATCGTATCGGCTCAGAAAAACAATATATTGAACCATTTGCTCAATTTGATTATCGTCAAGTGAGTAGCAAGGCTTACCAAGAAACGGGCTCAAATATGTTTAACTTAAATGTTGATAAACAACACCATGAAGCCTTACGTTGGACTTTAGGTATGCGTGCCAATCAACCATTAACACCGAATTTAGCCTTGACAGGTTTTGTATCTGCAAGTTTAGAACAAGCAGATAATCCAACCGTTCAAGCAAGTTTTAACCAATTCTCAAATGAAAAATTTGCAACAACGGGACAAAAACTCGGTCAAGAAATTGGTTCTGTTGGTGTAGGTTTACGTTATTATCCAAGTAAAATGACTGAAATTTCAGCAATTTATCAAGGTGAATGGCGTAAATATTACAAACAACAAGGTGGATTATTGGAATTTAAGATGAAATTCTAA
- a CDS encoding formate/nitrite transporter family protein, which yields MTNQNRDFFPHEILQDAINKSTAKSNASFKSLSILSFLGGAYVGFGYLAFLKVVSGIPPEWAGLATLLGACVFPICLICILIGGGELATGNMMLMMLGIFTKKVAWRKLVSNWVVVSLGNLAGAITIAYFLGHYVGLAEGIATAKTIAIAEAKVNMGFFKSFISAIACNWLVCMGIWFYFGAKYMSGRIIAMWFPVMIFVLIGLQHFVANMFIIPAGIWAGGNVTWGQFLATMFPVFLGNVVGGASFVAASYLHAYKHLLKDDYSI from the coding sequence ATGACTAATCAAAATCGTGATTTTTTTCCGCATGAAATTTTACAAGATGCGATTAATAAAAGTACTGCAAAATCAAATGCTAGCTTTAAAAGCCTATCTATTTTATCATTTTTAGGTGGAGCTTACGTTGGTTTTGGTTATTTAGCATTTTTAAAAGTAGTAAGTGGTATTCCACCAGAATGGGCTGGTTTGGCAACATTATTAGGTGCGTGTGTATTCCCTATTTGCTTAATTTGTATTCTTATTGGTGGTGGTGAATTAGCCACTGGCAATATGATGTTAATGATGCTTGGTATTTTTACCAAAAAAGTCGCATGGCGTAAATTAGTCAGCAACTGGGTCGTTGTCAGTTTAGGTAATTTAGCAGGTGCAATCACTATAGCTTACTTCTTAGGACATTATGTCGGTTTAGCTGAAGGTATTGCTACAGCCAAAACCATCGCTATTGCTGAAGCCAAAGTTAATATGGGCTTTTTTAAATCATTTATTTCTGCTATTGCCTGTAACTGGTTGGTTTGTATGGGTATTTGGTTTTATTTTGGTGCAAAATATATGTCTGGGCGAATTATTGCGATGTGGTTCCCTGTCATGATTTTTGTATTGATTGGTTTACAGCATTTTGTCGCTAATATGTTTATTATTCCTGCTGGTATTTGGGCAGGCGGTAATGTAACATGGGGACAATTTTTAGCAACCATGTTTCCAGTCTTTTTAGGTAACGTGGTTGGCGGTGCATCTTTTGTCGCAGCTTCTTATTTACACGCCTATAAACATTTATTAAAAGATGATTATTCAATTTAA
- a CDS encoding acetyltransferase gives MSKQPSLLKKITQGSAVSSAIIANTLVNGSSVALMGVGKLLSSSKKIDEIMLNSANRWISVNNWLIEHILPQLQWDIYIDPQLELKMDGQYLMTCNHQSWVDTTVNQYFVRHRMPFTRFFIKHELIYIPVAGQAFQALGYPTMKRYDKKKIAKNPELKNRDLNEAKKSCEQLMGRPFTLLNYLEGTRFTEKKYRQQQPTYQHLLKPKAGGLALALSILGQNIDALVDMTIVYEPEAPDYGEFWLGSTQKIYVHVRKIDVPDWILQGDYQQDENHRQKFQAWVDDIWQQKDRLITQIKTQNTAQIDMANL, from the coding sequence ATGTCAAAACAGCCATCGCTTTTAAAAAAAATTACACAAGGAAGTGCTGTTAGTTCAGCCATTATCGCCAATACTTTAGTAAACGGTAGTTCAGTCGCTTTAATGGGCGTAGGTAAATTATTAAGTTCATCAAAAAAAATTGATGAAATCATGCTCAATTCAGCCAACCGTTGGATTTCAGTCAATAATTGGCTCATTGAGCATATTTTACCACAATTACAATGGGATATTTATATTGACCCACAGCTTGAGTTAAAAATGGACGGACAATACTTGATGACTTGCAATCATCAAAGTTGGGTCGATACAACTGTTAATCAATATTTTGTGCGCCATCGTATGCCTTTTACACGTTTTTTTATTAAACATGAATTAATTTATATTCCTGTGGCAGGACAAGCGTTTCAAGCATTAGGCTATCCAACTATGAAGCGTTACGATAAAAAGAAAATTGCTAAAAATCCTGAACTAAAAAATCGTGATTTAAATGAAGCAAAAAAATCATGTGAACAATTAATGGGACGTCCATTTACCTTACTCAATTATTTAGAAGGTACACGTTTTACCGAGAAAAAATATCGACAACAACAACCAACATATCAGCATTTACTTAAACCTAAAGCAGGTGGTTTAGCTTTAGCATTGAGTATTTTAGGTCAAAATATCGATGCTTTAGTTGATATGACTATTGTTTATGAACCTGAAGCTCCTGATTATGGTGAGTTTTGGTTAGGTTCTACACAAAAAATTTATGTTCATGTTAGAAAAATTGATGTGCCTGATTGGATTTTACAAGGTGATTATCAACAAGATGAAAATCATCGTCAAAAATTCCAAGCATGGGTGGATGATATTTGGCAACAAAAAGACCGGTTAATTACCCAAATCAAAACACAAAATACAGCTCAAATTGATATGGCAAATCTCTAA